The Setaria italica strain Yugu1 chromosome IX, Setaria_italica_v2.0, whole genome shotgun sequence genome has a window encoding:
- the LOC101759484 gene encoding uncharacterized protein LOC101759484, giving the protein MGKLDDVVVPGGQALQECSRGKSDFLRLEQGLWEWFSTERKRTGKLTAQVAAAQQVIDDLRRREQAAREDVRRAEDKFQAVIEKARLDLEEFQAAAEKAHLDAEELARLKGDYEALQKTVERIRRERQKALQDRDFEATWKVEAEKVAAEVRAKVSQHHMQV; this is encoded by the exons ATGGGGAAGCTGGACGACGTCGTTGTCCCTGGTGGCCAG gccctccaggaatgcagcCGGGGGAAGTCCGACTTCCTTCGGCTTGAGCAGGGGCTCTGGGAATGGTTCTCTACGGAGAGGAAGCGGACTGGGAAGCTGACTGCGCAGGTCGCCGCTGCTCAGCAAGTCATCGACGACCTGCGCAGGCGTgagcaggcggcgcgggaggacgtgcggcgggcggaggaCAAGTTCCAGGCCGTCATCGAGAAGGCTCGCCTTGATcttgaggagttccaggctgctgCTGAGAAAGCCcaccttgatgccgaggagctcgcacggctgaagggggactatgaggcccttcagaaaaccgtcgAGCGTATCCGACGTGAGCGGCAGAAGGCTTTGCAAGATCGGGACTTCGAGGCAACTTGGAAGGTCGAGGCTGAGAAGGTAGCGGCCGAGGTCAGGGCGAAGGTCAGTCAGCACCACATGCAAGTGTAG